One genomic segment of Clostridium saccharoperbutylacetonicum N1-4(HMT) includes these proteins:
- a CDS encoding SDR family NAD(P)-dependent oxidoreductase: MDIYEELNKFDFIKEYEIIGKTVIFSADKEVLYKNIAKYGEDYDFIQVPYIPRDKKGILDKTSIEKFGFISSKTYFELEKNLLESDIKNDIKINYKNTDKGITLEYNESARTKSNEIEISNSNKLAISTSEPLINNRKYKNLTELFKVRSQSKQKTIYIEKDGQEEQTYEELYKEASYLATSLREKGLKKGDKLIFQLPDNKNFIKCFWACMLLGVIPAPTGVLDDYSVENVNTKKLYNIWKHIEKPFIITTDKLKDDVLKLGEIFSDNINVIAIDDTEASEAFENYYDWDINETSLILFTSGSTGMPKGVTLSQKNIFGRTLGEIQMYNLNENEVDFNWMTLTHAAGLIWSHIRDVYLNILQIQVNSEVILNKPLMWIDLMSKYKVSITWAPNFAYTLVNNYIQDDKDYDWNLSRLNYVFSGGEANVSKNLRSFLKKLEKYSLPKNALKLTFGMTETSSCITYYNDFSYYNNSDDDKFLPVGAPMPGAEIRIVDEDGNVAKEGEIGHVQGKGESFTSQYYKNEKANNESFTDDGYLITGDIGYIKDNNLVLTAREKDIIIINGLNYFVQDLEAAVDDMDEVNASFSVATSVKLKDDDNEMILVFFSPKDEELLKDEANIEELKELVLKVKNQIREKCLLNPKYVIPLLSEELQTTEIGKKQRNNYKSAFLDGKFNEIINKIEDENLNYILTKEWVRKEIQYKQLSNICVINNDKNIDELFEKNNVSFKSIDNIADAQENDILLDFFFYDENDLEISSQNLSYVLDKASTHIKDIMKISKKLTIIFPTKQSINFESDMTFRINNGFINGLLKTVCLENPFLRCRIVDFDKLNISLLVNELNLSIKDEVAVYRDSKRYIPCLKTANKGNCNEAIIQYDSLVLVVGGLGGIGIHVSKYLINKYNSKLLIIGSSDLEKNIDRYNKLINISEDVIYCKADVTNYQEILDSVNKAEHQFEIKLSTIVNLSGKMSSDNSEVFFDNLSDHTLENEEFKNMLDSSSVKLLGTYNLEKIRKSKEDASMIVFCSLTGNFGGISMGAYSLANTLQENYCQSLINLGERVFCINWSMWSKTGLNKYSNSSSAVFGGFNELDIDQGIGYLNFIIENNIKSSYVGINRDCLKMRYQVHDFYDMSLIINLDDKNKVQKVKGIIKENYSNLTSRLVCKIDKSRFNSDANISELQNKLMMIWKDNLKVEEIHINDNIFDLGGNSLTIFKIVEIISYEFNMNIKPIDIMIYPNIYQLSTYLYSKNKNNGNLEVKKKDSGNIRKRKEMLKNRRR, from the coding sequence ATGGATATATATGAGGAATTAAATAAATTTGATTTTATAAAAGAGTATGAAATAATAGGAAAAACAGTGATATTTTCTGCTGATAAGGAAGTATTATATAAAAATATAGCTAAATATGGAGAAGATTATGACTTTATTCAGGTTCCATATATTCCAAGAGATAAAAAAGGTATATTAGATAAAACAAGTATTGAAAAATTTGGATTTATTTCATCTAAGACATACTTTGAACTTGAAAAGAATTTACTTGAATCGGACATTAAAAATGATATTAAAATTAATTATAAGAATACCGATAAGGGTATAACTCTAGAATATAATGAATCTGCAAGAACTAAAAGCAATGAAATTGAAATAAGTAATAGTAATAAATTGGCTATATCGACCTCAGAACCATTAATTAATAATAGAAAATATAAAAATCTTACTGAATTATTTAAAGTAAGATCACAAAGTAAACAGAAAACTATTTATATTGAAAAAGATGGACAGGAAGAGCAAACTTATGAAGAACTTTATAAAGAAGCATCTTATCTTGCAACAAGCTTAAGAGAAAAAGGATTAAAAAAAGGTGATAAGTTAATATTTCAACTTCCGGATAATAAAAATTTTATTAAATGTTTTTGGGCATGTATGCTTTTGGGAGTTATTCCTGCACCGACAGGTGTCTTAGATGATTATAGTGTGGAAAATGTCAATACTAAAAAATTATACAATATATGGAAACATATTGAAAAGCCTTTTATTATAACTACTGATAAGTTAAAAGATGATGTACTTAAACTTGGAGAAATTTTCTCAGATAATATAAATGTTATAGCAATAGATGATACTGAAGCTTCAGAAGCATTTGAGAATTATTATGATTGGGATATTAATGAAACAAGCTTAATTCTCTTTACTTCAGGAAGTACAGGAATGCCAAAAGGAGTTACATTAAGCCAAAAGAATATTTTTGGAAGGACTCTTGGGGAAATTCAAATGTATAATCTTAATGAAAATGAAGTAGATTTTAATTGGATGACATTAACTCATGCGGCAGGTCTTATATGGTCGCACATAAGAGATGTATATCTTAATATTCTACAAATTCAAGTAAATTCGGAAGTTATATTAAACAAGCCTTTGATGTGGATTGATTTAATGAGTAAATACAAAGTTTCCATCACATGGGCACCAAATTTTGCTTATACTCTAGTAAATAATTATATTCAAGATGATAAAGATTATGATTGGAATTTATCACGATTAAATTATGTATTTTCTGGTGGAGAAGCAAATGTTAGTAAAAATTTAAGAAGTTTCTTGAAAAAGTTAGAAAAATATTCGTTACCTAAAAATGCATTAAAATTAACTTTTGGAATGACTGAAACATCTTCCTGCATTACATATTATAATGATTTTTCATATTATAATAACAGCGATGATGATAAGTTTTTACCAGTTGGAGCACCTATGCCAGGAGCTGAAATACGTATTGTTGATGAAGATGGAAATGTGGCTAAAGAAGGTGAAATTGGACATGTTCAAGGAAAAGGAGAGTCATTTACGTCTCAATACTATAAAAATGAAAAAGCTAATAATGAATCATTCACAGATGATGGTTATTTAATCACAGGTGATATAGGATATATAAAAGATAATAATCTAGTATTAACAGCTAGAGAAAAAGATATAATTATCATCAATGGTTTGAATTATTTTGTACAGGATCTTGAAGCAGCAGTAGATGATATGGATGAAGTAAATGCATCATTTTCGGTAGCAACTTCGGTGAAATTAAAAGATGATGATAATGAAATGATTTTAGTATTCTTTTCACCTAAGGATGAAGAATTATTGAAAGATGAAGCAAATATTGAAGAATTAAAAGAGCTTGTTTTAAAAGTTAAGAATCAAATTAGAGAAAAATGCTTATTAAATCCTAAATATGTAATACCTCTTTTAAGCGAAGAATTGCAGACAACGGAAATTGGTAAAAAGCAAAGAAATAACTATAAATCTGCTTTTTTAGATGGTAAGTTTAATGAAATCATAAATAAGATTGAGGATGAAAATTTAAATTATATTTTAACCAAAGAATGGGTCAGAAAAGAAATTCAATATAAACAATTAAGTAATATATGTGTAATTAATAATGATAAAAATATAGATGAATTATTTGAAAAAAATAACGTTTCATTCAAGTCTATAGATAATATAGCAGATGCTCAGGAAAATGATATACTTTTAGATTTCTTTTTCTATGATGAAAATGATCTGGAAATCTCGTCGCAAAATCTTAGTTATGTTTTAGATAAAGCTAGTACACATATAAAAGATATTATGAAAATATCAAAAAAATTAACAATAATATTTCCAACAAAACAATCTATTAATTTTGAATCAGATATGACCTTTAGAATTAATAATGGTTTTATTAATGGATTATTGAAAACAGTATGCTTAGAAAATCCTTTTTTACGATGTAGAATTGTTGATTTTGATAAATTGAATATTTCTCTTTTAGTAAATGAATTGAATCTTTCCATAAAAGATGAAGTTGCAGTATACCGTGATTCAAAAAGATATATTCCATGTTTAAAAACAGCAAACAAGGGCAATTGTAATGAAGCAATAATACAATATGATAGTTTAGTTCTAGTAGTTGGTGGCCTTGGAGGAATAGGTATTCATGTATCTAAGTATTTAATAAACAAGTATAATTCAAAGCTTTTGATTATTGGTAGCTCTGATTTAGAAAAAAATATTGATAGATACAATAAATTGATCAATATTTCTGAAGATGTGATTTACTGTAAAGCAGATGTTACAAATTATCAAGAAATTTTGGACTCTGTAAATAAGGCTGAACATCAATTTGAAATTAAGCTTTCTACAATAGTTAATCTTTCTGGAAAAATGTCATCAGATAACAGTGAAGTGTTTTTTGATAATTTATCTGACCACACTTTAGAAAATGAAGAATTTAAGAATATGTTAGATTCGTCATCAGTTAAGCTTCTGGGAACATATAACCTTGAAAAAATTAGAAAATCAAAAGAAGATGCTTCAATGATTGTATTTTGTTCTCTTACAGGTAATTTTGGAGGAATATCAATGGGGGCATATTCATTAGCTAATACACTGCAGGAAAATTATTGTCAAAGCCTTATAAATTTAGGGGAAAGAGTATTTTGTATAAATTGGAGTATGTGGAGTAAGACTGGTTTAAATAAATATAGCAATTCAAGTTCAGCTGTTTTTGGTGGTTTTAATGAATTAGATATAGATCAGGGAATTGGTTATCTAAATTTTATAATTGAAAACAATATAAAGTCATCATATGTTGGTATAAATAGAGATTGTTTAAAGATGAGATACCAAGTTCACGATTTTTATGATATGAGTCTGATAATTAATCTCGATGATAAAAATAAAGTTCAGAAGGTAAAGGGCATTATTAAAGAAAATTATAGCAATCTTACATCAAGACTTGTATGTAAAATTGATAAATCTAGATTTAACTCAGATGCTAATATTAGTGAATTACAAAATAAATTAATGATGATATGGAAGGATAATCTCAAAGTTGAAGAGATCCATATTAATGATAATATATTTGATTTAGGTGGAAATTCATTGACTATTTTTAAGATTGTAGAAATTATTAGTTATGAATTCAATATGAATATAAAACCAATTGATATTATGATATATCCTAATATTTATCAACTATCAACTTATTTATATTCTAAAAATAAAAACAATGGCAACTTAGAAGTTAAGAAAAAAGATAGTGGGAATATAAGAAAAAGAAAAGAAATGTTAAAAAATCGCAGGCGTTAG
- a CDS encoding condensation domain-containing protein yields the protein MNLLEKINGLSEEKKKKFIDTIKERGSEFGIYPLANNQTGMWCVYKTDIGRENPFYNAAFKIEFKDNVGHERIKSAIQQLWDTQDVFSFKYIELDGVPYQYFDKDSKPVIEEVDISDTSKDEIEKILQEKELEFTLRNFNLFEENPIKFQIVKINKDYEVLFLSVHHIISDGWSDGVICKTIMDGYAGIKQEKTSYQYANHIVSEKTKRMQNKLKNNISFWKEKLSDSEHFLDLPTVYSRSSDREKRSDMVTFPLDKETTQKLKNIVKETQSNLHAVLLSLFSIVITRYANKSSMNVGTTLANRDDLRTVNLVGDFASVVIMPVECNENSSIIDGMETVRDLMFQSMDHSNVILSDIIENVPFQRFDNVHPLYQVIFAVHSKKLLKGCAEGEMIPVNGSSAIMHTLKRNNANDYKLDMCMIIWDNGEDLELQVEYSTKLFSAERVTNIAKAFIHVIHEAVSNVNQKVFDCKLVEVEKLKERFKELQIKYTPKKLLDKVNILEENIAVINSEMALLDISKHSVPIGFEGDIYFKQNGEWYATGERACVDENGDFSIIEYKSRVIEFNNKIIDLRESEKNLKEKFDFAFCELNYDKNKNLILYYDGNSEITKNSVIECIGIIPTIIYKTKESNSNKILNNVKNITSAVKELSLNSNVKDIAVIQQVNGEIFDIIFSTKNGEKLSEDMIQAIYKNNKSESIIFKYCKDMPNNGDNTLNNENSFEDLIVYYKEKISNTEKKITDIWRKILGDDSEFGLYDKFFEVGGSSIKIIKMLNMINKEFNMKVNIAELFDCNTISEISERLDKKYLLLDEKKNEVEILKF from the coding sequence ATGAACTTGCTAGAGAAGATTAACGGTTTATCAGAAGAAAAAAAGAAAAAATTCATAGATACAATAAAAGAGAGAGGATCAGAGTTTGGAATATATCCCTTAGCAAATAATCAAACTGGTATGTGGTGTGTATATAAAACAGATATTGGAAGAGAAAATCCATTTTATAATGCTGCATTTAAAATTGAATTTAAAGATAATGTAGGACATGAAAGAATAAAATCGGCAATACAGCAGTTATGGGATACTCAAGATGTTTTTTCTTTTAAATATATAGAACTAGATGGTGTACCATATCAGTATTTTGATAAGGATAGTAAGCCGGTGATTGAAGAAGTTGACATTTCGGATACATCAAAAGATGAAATTGAAAAAATACTTCAGGAAAAAGAATTAGAGTTTACGCTGAGGAATTTTAACCTTTTTGAAGAAAATCCTATAAAATTTCAGATTGTAAAAATTAATAAGGATTATGAAGTACTGTTCTTATCAGTGCATCATATAATTAGTGATGGATGGTCTGATGGTGTCATATGTAAGACAATTATGGATGGATATGCTGGTATAAAGCAAGAAAAAACTTCATACCAGTATGCAAATCATATTGTTAGTGAAAAAACTAAAAGAATGCAAAATAAATTAAAAAATAATATTTCATTTTGGAAAGAAAAATTAAGTGATTCAGAACATTTTTTAGATTTACCTACAGTATATAGTAGATCTAGTGATAGAGAAAAAAGATCTGATATGGTTACTTTTCCATTAGATAAAGAAACAACTCAAAAACTTAAAAATATTGTAAAAGAAACTCAAAGTAATCTTCACGCGGTTCTTTTAAGTCTTTTTTCTATAGTTATAACTAGATATGCTAATAAATCTTCAATGAATGTAGGTACAACTCTTGCAAATAGAGATGATTTAAGAACTGTTAATTTAGTAGGAGATTTTGCATCGGTTGTTATTATGCCAGTTGAATGTAATGAAAATAGCTCTATAATTGATGGAATGGAAACAGTAAGAGATTTAATGTTTCAAAGCATGGACCATTCTAATGTTATTTTAAGTGATATTATAGAAAATGTTCCTTTTCAACGTTTTGATAATGTACATCCTTTATATCAAGTTATTTTTGCAGTTCATAGCAAAAAATTGCTTAAAGGATGTGCAGAAGGTGAAATGATACCTGTTAACGGAAGTAGTGCTATAATGCATACTTTAAAACGTAATAATGCAAATGATTATAAGCTTGATATGTGTATGATAATATGGGACAACGGCGAAGATTTGGAATTGCAGGTTGAATATTCAACTAAGTTATTTTCAGCAGAAAGAGTTACCAATATAGCTAAGGCTTTTATACATGTAATTCATGAAGCTGTATCAAATGTAAACCAAAAAGTATTTGATTGTAAATTAGTGGAGGTAGAGAAATTAAAGGAAAGATTTAAAGAACTTCAGATCAAATATACTCCTAAAAAGTTATTAGATAAAGTTAATATTTTAGAAGAGAATATCGCTGTTATTAATTCTGAAATGGCATTACTTGACATATCAAAACATTCAGTTCCTATTGGTTTTGAAGGTGATATATATTTCAAACAAAATGGTGAGTGGTATGCAACTGGTGAAAGAGCATGCGTAGATGAAAATGGTGATTTTAGTATTATAGAATATAAATCAAGAGTAATAGAATTTAATAATAAAATTATTGATTTAAGAGAGTCAGAGAAAAACTTAAAAGAAAAGTTTGACTTCGCATTTTGTGAACTTAATTACGATAAAAATAAAAATTTAATATTATATTATGATGGAAATTCAGAAATCACTAAGAACAGTGTTATAGAGTGTATTGGAATTATACCTACAATAATATATAAGACAAAAGAGAGTAATTCAAATAAGATATTAAATAATGTGAAGAATATTACATCAGCAGTAAAGGAACTTTCATTAAATTCTAACGTTAAAGATATAGCAGTTATACAACAGGTGAATGGAGAAATATTTGACATTATTTTTAGTACCAAAAATGGTGAAAAACTCAGTGAAGATATGATCCAAGCTATTTATAAGAACAATAAAAGTGAAAGCATAATATTTAAATACTGTAAAGATATGCCTAATAATGGAGATAACACACTTAATAATGAAAATAGCTTCGAAGATTTAATTGTATATTATAAAGAAAAAATAAGTAATACAGAAAAAAAGATTACTGATATTTGGAGAAAAATCCTTGGAGACGATAGTGAATTTGGACTTTATGATAAATTTTTTGAGGTAGGTGGAAGTTCAATAAAGATTATTAAAATGCTTAATATGATTAATAAAGAGTTTAACATGAAGGTTAACATTGCAGAACTTTTTGATTGCAATACAATAAGTGAAATTTCAGAACGTTTGGATAAAAAGTATTTATTATTAGATGAAAAGAAAAATGAAGTAGAAATCTTAAAATTTTAA
- a CDS encoding condensation domain-containing protein, whose amino-acid sequence MRKFEKVAIVGISGKFPGAESIDDLDRIYSNKIDCIKPFSERRKELLKLDKTKKYFDVAYLDGVEYFDYDFFNISRQEAACMDPQQKMLLELACEAIEDAGYSLKSARGSKTSIILGAHNSHFFDDYLEESSGFAAIGNFLDTLAGRIAYCLDLHGQASIVETACSSSLYAVYEACLRLNAGEADMALAGGITLEFRAKYDDFAEQDVLGIISPRARCKTFDEEADGINLGEGAGLVLLKRYEDAIRDKDSIYAVIRSVSSNQDGARSNSLAAPSSAAQCEVMIDAWEKADLNPEDIGYFEAHGTGTKIGDPIEVLGITEAFRKYTDKKQFCPIGSLKTNISHLGSAAGISSVLKGVLSLKNNKKYPLCNLEKINSLIDFNNSPVYPITEVERWDENKPKIMAMSGLGVSGTNVHLVLEDNKLKFDKADDESEYFVTISGKTSDIIDDYKEILKESTENYSLGDICYTLNAGRNDYEFRTSAKVKNKKEFLDFLSTKTAVSQIEENKLLFLISGDNVFSEQEVKILKEKYPVFKKVYEELYNEMSIKNEKILKVLCYVAMYQQLIEWGITPDKIIGTGLGNIVVDYVTNNIALSDLEIEINKAEYNEFNQIAFENYIESLNKSEKNSLVLVELGKSGKMTDCLKEKNNHKSLKIFNMYNSIDTSMLDTLSSLYDIGINIDWNKYYSAKGNVKVHIATYPFRKTLAWPKSIISSIQQKKNGIEVDTTLELKEFLRNLWCKELDIEEINDDDDFFDLGANSLMTMNIDSIIYKRTGVKLDFDDFYTYATINDLEKYLKSKCKFNNSTNQAENSISNEIIRIERKDLMKVSYNQRRMLYTLETVENSSLYNMPFVFKIEGNLDKQSFINSLKQVVRRHEIFHTIYEKKDGEYYQKILNEYTFEPEFEDRRGIFTEDILENLRNCINHKFDLFSEIPVYSKVIQASDNEYLWFINMHHIVADGSSLAVFNKDLALCYDQYTKGNTDYELPELDIQYADFSEWEHNFINSEKSKKQLEFWKTELHNVKGILNFPLDKERPSIQTFNGSKIDFRLDEELSAMCKEYCKDNNVSLYMLLETIYAIELYRYSNDNDVCIGSPMSNRRNESLRDIIGFIANTIVIRNKINPDESFKETLLRNKENISTIYSNIELPYEEIITNIKFERNISYSPLIQYMFVLQNFNGIDFEFCDLKMKYIELNTLSSMFEMTMMLYENKNTISGMLEYNTDLFNQSTINKFINTYKFMIKYILNNDEVTLDNILLSEEIDSNYIDTRDKREDFSF is encoded by the coding sequence ATGAGAAAGTTTGAAAAGGTAGCGATAGTAGGTATAAGTGGAAAATTTCCTGGAGCAGAAAGCATTGATGATTTAGATAGAATTTATTCTAATAAAATAGATTGTATAAAGCCTTTCAGTGAGAGGAGAAAAGAGTTATTAAAGCTTGATAAAACAAAGAAGTATTTTGATGTAGCATATCTTGATGGAGTTGAGTATTTCGATTATGATTTTTTTAATATATCGAGACAAGAAGCGGCATGTATGGATCCACAACAAAAAATGCTTTTGGAATTAGCCTGTGAAGCAATTGAAGATGCAGGTTATAGCCTTAAATCAGCGAGAGGAAGTAAAACATCAATAATTTTAGGTGCACATAATAGTCATTTTTTTGATGATTATCTAGAAGAGTCATCTGGTTTTGCTGCGATTGGAAACTTTTTAGATACATTAGCAGGAAGGATTGCTTATTGTTTAGACTTACATGGACAGGCATCTATAGTTGAGACTGCATGTTCATCTTCATTATATGCTGTATATGAAGCATGCCTTAGATTAAATGCGGGAGAGGCAGATATGGCACTAGCAGGAGGAATTACACTTGAATTTAGGGCCAAATATGATGATTTTGCAGAACAAGATGTTCTTGGTATAATATCACCACGTGCAAGATGTAAAACATTTGATGAAGAGGCAGATGGAATAAACCTTGGAGAAGGTGCAGGACTTGTTTTGCTTAAAAGATATGAAGATGCTATTCGTGATAAAGATTCAATTTATGCTGTTATAAGATCAGTATCTTCAAATCAGGATGGAGCAAGATCAAACAGTTTAGCAGCTCCAAGTTCAGCAGCACAATGTGAAGTTATGATCGATGCATGGGAAAAAGCAGATTTAAATCCTGAAGATATAGGATATTTTGAAGCACACGGAACAGGAACAAAGATTGGAGATCCAATTGAAGTATTAGGTATTACAGAAGCATTTAGAAAGTATACAGATAAGAAACAATTTTGTCCAATTGGTAGTCTTAAAACCAATATATCTCATTTAGGTTCAGCAGCAGGAATTTCAAGTGTCTTAAAGGGAGTTTTATCATTAAAAAACAATAAGAAATATCCACTATGTAATTTGGAAAAAATAAATAGCTTGATAGATTTTAATAACTCGCCTGTATATCCTATTACAGAAGTTGAAAGATGGGATGAAAATAAACCTAAAATAATGGCCATGAGCGGACTTGGTGTAAGCGGCACTAATGTACATCTTGTATTAGAAGATAATAAACTAAAGTTTGATAAAGCTGATGATGAAAGTGAATATTTTGTTACAATTAGTGGAAAGACTTCAGATATAATAGATGATTATAAGGAAATCTTAAAAGAAAGTACTGAAAACTATTCACTAGGGGATATATGTTATACATTAAATGCTGGAAGAAATGATTATGAATTCCGTACATCTGCGAAAGTAAAAAATAAAAAAGAATTTTTAGATTTTCTTAGTACAAAGACAGCAGTTTCACAAATAGAAGAAAATAAATTATTGTTTTTAATATCTGGAGATAATGTATTTAGCGAACAAGAAGTAAAAATACTAAAAGAAAAATATCCAGTATTTAAAAAAGTATACGAAGAGTTATATAATGAAATGTCTATTAAAAATGAAAAAATATTAAAAGTATTATGTTATGTTGCCATGTATCAGCAGCTAATTGAATGGGGAATAACTCCTGATAAAATAATTGGAACAGGCCTTGGAAATATCGTTGTTGATTATGTAACGAATAACATCGCTTTAAGTGATTTAGAAATAGAAATAAACAAGGCCGAATATAATGAGTTTAATCAAATTGCATTTGAAAATTATATTGAATCACTTAATAAATCTGAAAAAAATAGTCTTGTATTGGTTGAACTTGGTAAAAGCGGAAAAATGACTGACTGTTTAAAGGAAAAAAACAATCATAAATCATTAAAGATTTTTAATATGTATAATAGTATTGATACATCTATGTTAGATACATTATCATCATTGTATGATATTGGTATAAACATTGATTGGAATAAGTATTACAGTGCTAAAGGAAATGTTAAAGTGCACATTGCTACATATCCATTTAGGAAAACATTAGCATGGCCAAAATCTATTATATCTAGTATACAACAGAAAAAGAATGGAATTGAAGTTGATACGACTCTAGAATTAAAAGAGTTTTTGAGAAATCTTTGGTGTAAAGAGCTTGATATTGAAGAAATTAATGATGATGATGATTTCTTTGATCTTGGAGCAAATTCATTAATGACAATGAATATTGACAGTATTATATATAAAAGAACTGGTGTTAAATTAGATTTCGATGATTTTTACACATATGCAACAATAAATGATCTAGAAAAATATTTGAAGAGTAAGTGTAAGTTTAACAATAGTACTAATCAAGCTGAAAATAGTATTAGTAATGAAATTATTAGAATTGAGCGAAAAGATCTTATGAAGGTTTCTTATAATCAAAGAAGAATGCTTTATACACTTGAAACAGTAGAAAACTCTTCGTTGTATAATATGCCATTTGTTTTTAAGATAGAAGGGAATTTAGATAAACAGTCATTTATTAATAGTTTAAAACAAGTTGTCCGAAGACATGAAATTTTTCATACTATATATGAAAAGAAGGATGGAGAGTATTATCAAAAAATATTAAATGAATATACTTTTGAACCTGAATTCGAAGATAGAAGAGGAATTTTTACTGAAGATATATTAGAGAATTTAAGAAATTGCATTAATCATAAATTTGACTTATTTAGTGAAATTCCTGTATATAGTAAAGTGATTCAAGCATCAGACAATGAATATTTGTGGTTTATAAATATGCATCATATTGTTGCTGATGGATCATCATTAGCTGTATTTAATAAAGATTTAGCATTATGTTATGATCAATATACTAAAGGAAATACAGATTATGAGCTTCCAGAGTTGGATATTCAATATGCTGATTTTTCCGAATGGGAACATAATTTTATTAATAGTGAGAAATCAAAAAAGCAGCTTGAATTCTGGAAAACAGAATTACACAATGTCAAGGGAATATTAAACTTCCCACTTGATAAAGAACGTCCGTCAATACAGACATTTAATGGAAGTAAAATAGATTTTAGATTAGATGAAGAATTATCAGCTATGTGCAAAGAATATTGCAAAGATAATAATGTATCACTATACATGCTTTTAGAAACAATCTATGCAATTGAATTATATAGATATAGTAATGATAATGATGTATGTATTGGCAGCCCTATGTCAAATAGACGTAATGAAAGTCTAAGGGATATAATTGGCTTTATTGCTAATACTATTGTTATTAGGAATAAAATAAATCCAGATGAGTCTTTCAAAGAAACACTACTAAGAAACAAAGAAAATATTTCAACAATATACTCAAATATTGAACTGCCTTATGAAGAAATTATTACTAATATTAAATTTGAACGTAATATATCGTATTCGCCACTTATACAATATATGTTTGTATTGCAAAATTTTAATGGAATTGATTTTGAATTTTGTGATTTGAAAATGAAGTACATTGAGTTAAATACCTTATCTTCAATGTTTGAAATGACTATGATGTTATATGAGAATAAAAATACCATTTCTGGTATGCTTGAGTATAATACAGATTTATTTAATCAATCTACTATCAATAAATTTATTAATACATATAAATTTATGATAAAATATATTCTTAATAATGATGAAGTAACTTTAGATAATATACTATTAAGTGAAGAAATAGATAGTAATTATATTGATACTAGAGATAAAAGAGAAGATTTTTCCTTTTAA
- a CDS encoding 4'-phosphopantetheinyl transferase family protein gives MRIVKHKVDFNLSKEKFNYCLNYISEEEKDKILRYKKYEDSLRSLYGKLILNNMLGLNRIEFKYNKWKKPELIDNSKIHFNISHSGEWVVVGVATKPIGVDIQKIGKIDLSIAKSYFSKDENEYILSLPQSRRNDAFFMLWTLKEAFIKAKGMGLYMPLDSFTIKMLDDKPVLYSDKNEACELSVEKVEENYFMAVCVLT, from the coding sequence ATGAGAATAGTAAAGCATAAGGTAGATTTTAATTTGAGCAAAGAAAAATTTAATTATTGCCTAAATTATATAAGTGAGGAAGAAAAAGATAAGATACTAAGATATAAAAAGTATGAGGATTCTTTAAGATCACTATATGGTAAATTAATTCTTAATAATATGTTGGGTTTAAATAGAATAGAGTTTAAATATAATAAATGGAAAAAACCTGAACTTATAGATAATAGTAAAATACATTTTAATATTTCACATTCTGGAGAGTGGGTAGTTGTTGGGGTTGCAACAAAGCCAATTGGTGTTGACATACAAAAGATTGGCAAAATTGATTTATCAATTGCGAAAAGTTATTTTTCTAAAGATGAGAATGAATATATCTTATCTTTACCACAAAGTAGGCGAAACGATGCTTTTTTTATGTTATGGACTCTTAAGGAAGCTTTTATAAAAGCCAAGGGAATGGGATTATATATGCCATTAGATTCATTTACTATAAAAATGTTAGATGATAAACCTGTATTATATAGTGATAAAAATGAGGCATGTGAATTATCTGTTGAAAAAGTAGAAGAAAATTATTTTATGGCAGTATGTGTATTAACATAA